ttcttatatggttatatatgaataataacCTGAAAAAAGGGATTAGGTCAAGTCGTCATAATAACTCCAAAGTCTCCAACTTGTTACTTTTAAAACCATTACTactattatcttcttctttatctCTCAAAAAATTCGTATCTCATTTAATAAACAACGACTAGTCAAGTGAATGGGTTTATCTTGTACGTTTCAGTAAATGGAGATACACAACCAAGAAGACAACCTAGCAGCATTGGGTGGCTTTGGAGGAGACTTCGACTGCAACATATGTTTGGATCAGGTTCGTGACCCGGTCGTGACTTTGTGTGGCCACTTATTTTGTTGGCCCTGCATTTACAAGTGGACGTATTCTACCAACCATTCAAGACAACGCGTCGACCAGTACGGCAATATGAAGGAATCCCCAAAATGTCCGGTCTGCAAATCCGATGTCTCGGACGCTACGCTTGTCCCTATATACGGGCGGGGACAAAAAGTCCCCCAGTCTGGTTCAAACATACCGACCAGACCATCCGGTCCGGTTTATGACTTGAGAAGAGTTGGTCAACGTGCTGGACAAGGTGAGAGTCAACGGTACATGTATAGAATGCCTGATCCAGTGGTTGGTGTGGTATGCGAAATGGTATATCGGAGACTATTTGGAGAGTCTTCAAGCAACGTGACACCTTACCGGAGCGACAGCTACACAAGTCGGCGGACAATGCAGGCGGATGAGTCACTAAGCAGAGTCTACTTGTTCCTGCTTTGCTTCATGGTTATGTGTCTAATTCTTTTCTAATTGTATGTCTTATCCTATATATTTATGGAACTAAAGTATAAGTTgttggtttacaaaaaaaaaagtataagtTGTTGGATTGTGTGATGAGAACATATTAAAGTCAAAATCAAGAAACGGCACTAGTTTGCTTTTGTATATTTTGATATtctcttaaaaaaatatgtgatGGTGTGAGAATATGGATAAGGAGacttgtcttcttttttttttttgtcacaaaggAGGCTTGTCTTCAAATCAAAGGATCTGTACACCAAAAAGATGAGATAGAGGCATTTAGAAACTAGAACGCGACGCAAACGGTGGTGCTTTTTCCTTTCCAAAAACTCTAAATAAAATTTGGACCCTACGTTTGATTGATAACGGTGAATAAGACTGTTGATATGTAGAAGAAGTTGAAATatcaatttattatattaatgttttgGGTACGGTTCTTTCTTTATACATTAAAAATGTTGTAAATAAAACTGAAGTGAGCTGTTTCATTTAAAAGCATAGTGCAGTCTGAGATGACTTATGGGTCCTCATGACACAACCACTCATGGCCTCATCTATGGGATCCAAATTTGTAGCTTTAAAAGTTGTAATTGAATTTGCCTATCAGCCTACATCGGTAACAGGTTTTAGAATTTctaattttaagaatttttaaatattactgTAGAGTAAAATGAGCCGTAAAAGTAATCAGATAATAATAACAACACCAAATGTAATAGCGGATTTACAAAGTGCCGGACAAATCCTTATTTACACAAAACACATAAATTTTAGAGTGTATCTTTGCTTGCTTCTTTCCTACTTTACAACTCCACTCGGTAGAAACGAACCAGTTTCAAGCTCTGCACTCTTTCCTCATGTATTCCCACATTTTATCTTTCAATTTACAACCAATGTAATTACCAAAATGGATATGTTGTGTAATAACAGTAACATTACCTGACCTTTAACCGATTCTTTATCCTGCTGTGGAAAATGAAATCCTGTTGAGCAATTCTCTAACTTCTCCGGATTTTTCATCCATGCTTTTCTACCTTCACTCACTTTCACCCCGAACCTCCATGCCTACCACATTAACATACACGTATGTTAGGTTTATACTACTAGTTAAGAACTTTGACTGATTGAATCACATACATACATACCTGAGAAAGCGGAAACGTGTCTCTCAATCTCATCTCCTTCAATGTTTATCCCAGTGCCTTGACATTCTGGACAGAACACTGAAAATATTTGCCAGCTAACATTGCTAACCAACCCATTCATGTTCGCACCACTCTGCTTTGTGCATCTCTTTTTCCCCTTTCCACACACCATCTTGCTCCCAAGTATTTCACTCTCACAGAAGAGAAACCAGTGTACGACACAAGACACGTGAAACAGGTGGAACGCACCGAGGAGGTTTCTGCTGCCACACGCAAGTTTCCCTGTCTTCATGTTCAGTATTGCTGCTGCATCTTTCACATTCAACCTACACATCTTGTGTGTAACACAATCTCATTTCGTTTAGTATCCCTTGCGAAATGGGCTGGAACTAGGTTTCAAAATGAGTTGAAACACGTTTCAGGCCCAACCAGAGAAGACCCCAAGTACTTTAAATAGTTTGAAATAGTCTTCGTCATGATTCTTTCTGTAAGATATGTAACATGAACTCTCCCTCTTTGCAAGCTAAAATAAACGCTTAGAGAGCATATTCGTCACTCGGTACTGAACTAGTTCGAAAATTTTCAAGTATGAACCTTGTTTTGGTTTATTACTAACTTCTTCTCTACGTTATTTGgtaactttaaattatttttctttttctttttcatttcccCTTACGCTGTACACAATTTATTGTATGAATGGGATTATGGGAACTTGTATAAAAGTCAAACCTCGAGTTGTGGAAGTGTAAACGAGAAGAAGGGTAGAGAGAGTTTGGTTGGCGTAAGAAGAATGATCTGATTATAATATGAACGGTATAAGATTCCAATGTCTTTAAAACTCACCTGAtcaattattcatttatttCACGTGAATCATGATCATTTCATTACACATTTTGACTTTACCGCCATTCGCTATACCCTCTTTGGCTCTTCCCACACATCCTTTTATCGTCCACCTAACATTGATCTGAAAGACTGAATCTACGAATAAGGAATATTGTTAAAGTACACAATGACAACCTTAATAAGTGTTCTGCAATATGTAATGATTTTTTACGCATGTAGTTAAGTGAAGATCTTGCAAGAATCATTTGAGTACATACACCAAACAAATCAGTCACgtctatttataatatttttggcaCAAACGCTTTAAATGCCCACCATtttctctctaatctctatataatcacatttaaacaaaacGAACCGTAATTGACGCTAGAAATATCTCTTTTGCACATTTTTCTCATAGCTTTGAGAAAGTAACTTCACATACATGTCGGGCCGTATAATACAAAGTAGAAAATTGGTCATGTgcttttttaacaaaataaaacaaatcgtGGATCCACTTTTTAAATAAGATTTGGGACTGAGTGAGTGAGTGGCCAACCCCGTAGTTATTATCTATTGCCCTACCAACGctaataataacaaaacatgAACCTAATATGTCATTAGTAAGCTAAAGGTAGTTGTTCGTTATAGCATACGAATTAGCGAAAAAACCGTTACCTCGATTATCATAGTATATATCAACAAGACAACGATGCAATGATTTAAGCGTTGTGCACACGAGAATGGCCACCAAGTTTTTCTATGCgtaaattatataagatatattaaTTCAGTTCTCATTCAAGTACACTCAATCATTCATGTATGTAAACTATATACAGAGATTAAGTCTTTCATCGAATTTTTACAGAATCATAACTATCATATATGACATAAACTAATTCAGTTATTACTAATagatactctctctgtttctaaaAAATGTCATTTAACATTTTTCTTGTTATAAAAACTGttactttaaaatttcaatacaattttcaatttaatattaattacaaatgcaataattttatttaaaaaaaatatttatttcaatatgattggttaaatatgtataattattaagaACTTAAATGTATTTCAATCATCTTAATCTTAGTGAAAACGTGAAAGTGATATTTTTTTGCTGAAACGAAATGAGTATTAGATTAGAAGTCTATACACTTTCACTAATGTCATAAACATTtagtagttattttttttttgaacctaACATTTAgtagttatataaaattgttttagaaCAAATGTTTGTATATACAGCAAACTAAAATCTGAATATATGTAATGAAACATTTATTTGAAGATAAACAGAAAGATAAGAGGAGATTGGGCAAAGGGCAAGTCAGTGTCTTAACGGATTCCACATCTCCTCCACAGAATCTGCGGGAGATTTCAACGGTCGAATCTCATAAATTTACCAAAACACCCTTGTAGGTCCCCTGACAATGACACGCTGGATCGTGCGAAATCGACGCCTTAACTGTCGGTAGGGTCCATATAGAGTGGCATCTTACCGTAAATAACATGGACGGCAAAGGGAGTAAACCGTCTACAACTctaaacaaaaagagaaactaCAGAAAAGCAGTTTGGTTCCTTTTTCCCTCTATATAACAACACTGACATATCAATTGCTCATAACTCAGACACTCTCTCACTCACTCACTGTCGGCAAACTAACCTTTTTTGGCAATAGAGGTGATATCTCCGGAGAAAATGCAGCTCCCTCCGGTCACCATCTTAGCCACACTCTGCATTGTCCTGCAGCTCCTGACTAGCTCCTCCGCCTCGGTGATACTCAATCGCCACGTGTCTAACGCTCACTGGCTTCCCGCCGTGGC
This genomic interval from Raphanus sativus cultivar WK10039 unplaced genomic scaffold, ASM80110v3 Scaffold0015, whole genome shotgun sequence contains the following:
- the LOC130500697 gene encoding E3 ubiquitin-protein ligase RMA2-like yields the protein MEIHNQEDNLAALGGFGGDFDCNICLDQVRDPVVTLCGHLFCWPCIYKWTYSTNHSRQRVDQYGNMKESPKCPVCKSDVSDATLVPIYGRGQKVPQSGSNIPTRPSGPVYDLRRVGQRAGQGESQRYMYRMPDPVVGVVCEMVYRRLFGESSSNVTPYRSDSYTSRRTMQADESLSRVYLFLLCFMVMCLILF
- the LOC130500698 gene encoding uncharacterized protein LOC130500698 yields the protein MKTGKLACGSRNLLGAFHLFHVSCVVHWFLFCESEILGSKMVCGKGKKRCTKQSGANMNGLVSNVSWQIFSVFCPECQGTGINIEGDEIERHVSAFSGMEVRGESE